From a region of the Palaeococcus ferrophilus DSM 13482 genome:
- a CDS encoding class I SAM-dependent methyltransferase — protein sequence MHELYTALAEYYDAIYRGRAERVKEEIDFVEEIFREDAGRRVSRVLDLACGTGIPTLELAERGYDVVGLDLHGEMLRIARRKAEGRGLSVEFLQGDALSINFEDEFDAVTMFFSSITYFDESAIKQLFNSVKRALRPGGVFIADFPAWHYSGRANPTVWDERKGEEGIVITDWRELEPAFQKLRFKRLVQIIRPDGSVRAFMVDDELNVYTPREMRLMAGSCFDDVRVYGNLKRDMGPRESRYWLVALKRA from the coding sequence ATGCACGAGCTCTACACGGCTCTCGCTGAATACTACGATGCCATCTACAGAGGAAGGGCCGAGAGGGTTAAGGAGGAGATTGACTTCGTCGAGGAAATCTTCAGGGAGGACGCGGGAAGAAGGGTTAGCCGCGTTCTCGACCTCGCCTGCGGCACGGGAATCCCGACCCTTGAGCTCGCGGAGAGGGGATACGACGTCGTTGGTTTGGACCTTCACGGGGAGATGCTAAGGATCGCGAGGCGGAAGGCGGAGGGGAGGGGCTTAAGCGTCGAGTTCCTCCAGGGGGACGCGCTCAGCATAAACTTCGAGGACGAGTTTGACGCCGTGACCATGTTCTTCTCATCGATTACATACTTCGATGAGTCTGCAATTAAACAACTGTTTAATTCTGTGAAGAGGGCCCTCAGACCGGGAGGTGTGTTCATAGCGGACTTCCCGGCGTGGCACTATAGCGGAAGGGCCAATCCCACGGTGTGGGACGAGAGGAAGGGGGAAGAAGGGATTGTAATCACCGACTGGCGGGAGCTCGAGCCGGCCTTTCAAAAGCTCCGCTTCAAGAGGCTCGTGCAGATAATCAGGCCGGACGGGAGCGTTAGGGCTTTCATGGTGGACGATGAGCTCAACGTCTACACGCCGAGGGAGATGAGGCTTATGGCAGGGTCGTGCTTCGACGATGTGAGGGTATACGGGAACCTTAAGAGGGATATGGGGCCAAGGGAAAGCAGGTACTGGCTCGTGGCGCTGAAGCGGGCTTGA
- a CDS encoding aminotransferase class I/II-fold pyridoxal phosphate-dependent enzyme, with the protein MLEPLKFETYHGGAREEGLLDFSASLNPYPPEWLGEVFERAKEISNRYPYYEALEEGLSSLIGEDVTVTAGITEALYLLGVIVLKGKKVVIPEHTYGEYERAARVFGASVVKGPNDPEGLSRIVEKGSIVFFCNPNNPDGRFYREGELKPLLDAVEEKNALLVLDEAFIDFVQNPESPDGENIVKLRTFTKSYGLPGIRVGYLLGFPEAFRSVRMPWGIGSTGVAFLEFLLEDKFRHLKKTMPLIWKEKKRMEKALGVKSDANFFIKRVGDARNAVEELKKRDILVRDCTSFGLPEYVRFSVRRPEENDILIETLRELGF; encoded by the coding sequence GTGCTTGAACCTCTGAAGTTCGAAACCTACCACGGTGGGGCAAGGGAGGAAGGGCTCCTCGACTTCTCGGCTTCGCTCAACCCGTATCCGCCGGAATGGCTGGGTGAGGTGTTCGAACGTGCCAAAGAGATAAGCAACCGCTACCCCTACTACGAAGCCCTCGAAGAGGGCCTGTCCTCTCTAATCGGTGAGGATGTAACGGTAACCGCTGGTATTACGGAGGCTCTCTACCTCCTCGGAGTCATTGTGCTTAAGGGAAAGAAGGTCGTAATCCCGGAGCACACCTACGGCGAGTACGAGAGGGCCGCGAGGGTCTTCGGGGCGAGTGTCGTCAAAGGGCCGAACGACCCGGAGGGACTTTCCCGGATCGTTGAAAAAGGCTCAATCGTCTTCTTCTGCAATCCCAACAACCCCGATGGACGGTTCTACAGGGAGGGGGAGCTCAAACCCCTCCTGGATGCCGTCGAAGAGAAAAACGCCCTCCTTGTGCTCGATGAGGCTTTCATAGACTTCGTGCAAAATCCCGAAAGCCCCGATGGGGAGAACATCGTAAAGCTCCGGACCTTCACGAAGAGCTACGGACTGCCCGGCATAAGGGTGGGCTATCTCCTTGGATTCCCGGAGGCCTTCCGGAGCGTGAGGATGCCGTGGGGGATAGGCTCGACGGGTGTGGCCTTCCTTGAGTTTCTGCTGGAGGATAAGTTCAGGCACCTCAAGAAGACCATGCCCCTTATATGGAAGGAGAAGAAGCGGATGGAAAAGGCCCTTGGAGTTAAAAGCGACGCCAACTTCTTCATAAAGCGCGTGGGCGATGCCCGAAATGCCGTCGAGGAACTGAAAAAGAGGGACATCCTCGTCAGGGACTGCACGAGCTTTGGATTACCCGAGTACGTCCGCTTTTCGGTGAGAAGGCCGGAGGAGAACGATATTCTCATTGAAACACTAAGGGAGTTAGGCTTTTAA
- the cbiB gene encoding adenosylcobinamide-phosphate synthase CbiB, with the protein MTLLIVASLLWDFILGEPPSRLHPVVWFGRVAGYMDALYKRRSPIIDFIAGLFTAGVVVAFALTLSFLPLYAPSPLNYLLAIYLLKSSFAIRSLHEHVSKTAVDNIEERRKAVSMIVSRDVSNLDEAYLNSAAIESLAENLNDSVIAPLFYLLLFGLPGAMVYRAVNTLDAMLGYMSERYEYFGKFSARLDDILNFIPARITVLLYLPLGGRRVLRYWRLARFKINSDKPIAAMGAVLGVWLEKGGVYRFPGREPGVEDIKRALRVSTFIVAEWVLITFSLLSTGVCPCLNL; encoded by the coding sequence ATGACCCTCCTCATAGTAGCCTCCCTGCTCTGGGACTTCATCCTCGGCGAGCCGCCATCGAGGCTTCACCCGGTGGTGTGGTTCGGCAGGGTAGCGGGTTATATGGATGCGCTCTACAAAAGGCGCTCTCCCATTATTGACTTCATCGCGGGCCTCTTCACGGCCGGAGTGGTGGTGGCCTTTGCGCTCACCCTCTCCTTCCTTCCCCTCTACGCGCCCTCCCCCCTGAACTACCTCCTGGCCATCTACCTCCTCAAGAGCTCCTTCGCCATACGGAGCCTCCACGAGCACGTATCAAAAACGGCGGTGGATAATATCGAGGAAAGGAGGAAGGCAGTATCAATGATAGTCAGCAGGGACGTTTCAAACCTCGATGAGGCGTATCTGAATTCCGCGGCCATAGAGAGCCTCGCCGAGAACCTGAACGATTCCGTCATCGCTCCCCTTTTCTACCTCCTCCTCTTCGGCCTGCCGGGGGCGATGGTTTACAGGGCAGTGAACACCCTTGATGCCATGCTGGGATATATGAGCGAGCGCTACGAGTACTTCGGGAAGTTCTCGGCCAGGCTTGACGACATCTTAAACTTCATCCCGGCTAGAATCACCGTGCTCCTCTACCTCCCGCTCGGAGGGAGAAGGGTGCTCCGCTACTGGAGGCTCGCGCGCTTTAAAATAAACTCCGACAAGCCTATAGCAGCTATGGGTGCAGTCCTCGGGGTGTGGCTTGAGAAGGGAGGGGTTTACCGGTTCCCGGGGAGAGAGCCCGGCGTTGAGGACATAAAACGGGCTTTGAGGGTCTCCACCTTCATCGTTGCCGAATGGGTTTTAATAACCTTTTCACTGCTCTCAACGGGGGTGTGTCCGTGCTTGAACCTCTGA